From one Anabas testudineus chromosome 21, fAnaTes1.2, whole genome shotgun sequence genomic stretch:
- the wdr4 gene encoding tRNA (guanine-N(7)-)-methyltransferase non-catalytic subunit wdr4: MSAVDFSGEWFMASFDKKLVAIHTKQTREPFVFDCSTAEKPKKPSSKDDTSDCGSEERGSDKILAFAASPSGKLVALTDDTKRLVLFQCAPFWQLISVRWVVRRCTSLVFSRAEDLLLVADKSGDVYSFSVVEPQREGELRMGHLSMLLAITMSPDDRYIITADRDEKIRVSHLRCPYNIQSFCLGHEEFVSALLIPSACPRCLLSGSGDGTVKLWEYESGRRLQSWDLKELEEAQSSEADKEKELTVCRIASSPDGHHIVVQCERVSTVQFFTVDQGGGERLMPHSRLTLPHCPLDMTFDPEGQLWVLMDSDDTPLQIYIHRQGCWECNTQSPELNTVTEVFKPHWDTLEASSRTSSSFKHLHKVCFDNVTAYMQKKQQRLEEQQLKRTKTQKANSTKKARTETQPSA, from the exons ATGTCTGCTGTCGatttcagtggagagtggttTATGGCCAGCTTCGACAAGAAACTCGTAGCAATTCACACTAAACAGACCAG AGAGCCGTTTGTGTTTGACTGCAGCACTGCTGAGAAGCCCAAGAAACCAAGCTCCAAAGATGACACTAG TGATtgtggctcagaggaaagaggaagtgACAAAATCTTGGCCTTTGCTGCATCTCCCTCTGGAAAGCTGGTGGCACTTACAGATGACACCAAGAGACTGGTTCTGTTTCAGTGTGCACCTTTTTGGCAGTTGATCAGTGTCAG GTGGGTGGTCAGGAGGTGCACATCCCTGGTGTTCAGCCGGGCTGAGGACCTGCTGCTGGTGGCAGACAAATCAGGAGACGTGTACTCCTTCTCAGTTGTAGAGccacagagggaaggagagcTGAGAATGGGCCACCTGTCCATGCTGCTAGCTATA ACCATGTCGCCGGACGACAGGTACATCATCACAGCTGACCGTGATGAGAAAATCAGAGTAAGCCACCTCAGGTGTCCATACAACATCCAGTCCTTCTGTCTGGGACATGAAGA gtTTGTCAGCGCCTTGCTGATCCCATCAGCTTGTCCACGGTGTCTGTTGTCTGGATCAGGG GATGGGACAGTGAAGCTGTGGGAATACGAGTCTGGCCGTAGGCTGCAGAGCTGGGATCTTAAAGAGCTTGAAGAGGCACAGAGTTCTGAGGCTGACAAAGAGAAG GAGCTAACTGTGTGTCGTATTGCCAGCTCCCCTGATGGTCACCACATAGTAGTGCAGTGTGAAAG AGTGTCCACGGTTCAGTTTTTCACTGTGGACCAGGGGGGTGGAGAGAGGCTTATGCCACACAGCAGGCTCACCCTGCCGCACTGTCCGCTGGacatgacctttgacccagAAGGCCAGCTCTGGGTGCTGATGGACTCCGATGATACACCACTGCAGATCTACATACACAGACAGGGCTGCTGGGAG TGTAACACTCAAAGCCCTGAACTcaacacagtgactgaagtcTTCAAGCCACACTGGGACACACTTGAAG CCTCCTCAAggaccagcagcagcttcaagCACCTGCACAAGGTGTGCTTTGACAATGTGACAGCGTACAtgcagaaaaagcagcagcgGCTGGAGGAGCAACAGCTGAAgaggacaaagacacagaaagccAACAGCACCAAGAAGGCCAGGACAGAGACTCAGCCGTctgcctga